In the genome of Xanthocytophaga agilis, one region contains:
- a CDS encoding diacylglycerol/lipid kinase family protein, with translation MQPQKLLMVFNPISGDNIDKDEIELLIKVFCDEEHIDFSIYKTTGDQKADQKAILKYIEDEHPDAVVAVGGDGTVSLVANLLIGKTIPMGILPLGSGNGLSKDLKIPQEITEALHIIQNFQIQTIDTLTINGLPCVHIGDIGFNAVIVDRFTKDEGRGLTTYAWNTVKEFTDYQPKQYKVVTDNGEFEGTAFMIAFTNANAFGSNATINPTGIINDGLFEICIIKEFPKLEGVGILYRLLVGDIDQSMHYEIIQCTKASISNPNLELVQIDGEPIDTTETVDVYINPSSLHIIVP, from the coding sequence ATGCAACCTCAAAAACTACTTATGGTATTTAATCCTATCTCAGGAGATAATATCGATAAGGACGAAATCGAATTACTTATTAAAGTCTTTTGTGATGAAGAACACATAGACTTTTCCATCTACAAAACTACAGGTGATCAAAAAGCTGATCAAAAAGCCATCTTAAAATATATAGAAGACGAACATCCTGATGCAGTGGTCGCCGTTGGAGGAGATGGGACTGTAAGCCTGGTAGCAAACCTACTTATTGGGAAGACTATTCCTATGGGTATTTTACCATTGGGGTCAGGCAATGGATTATCTAAAGACCTGAAGATTCCTCAGGAAATAACAGAAGCCTTACACATAATCCAAAACTTTCAGATTCAAACCATTGATACACTTACTATCAATGGACTCCCTTGTGTACACATTGGAGATATAGGTTTTAATGCAGTCATTGTAGACAGGTTTACAAAAGACGAAGGAAGAGGTCTTACAACGTATGCCTGGAATACTGTAAAAGAATTTACTGACTACCAGCCTAAACAATACAAAGTAGTCACTGATAATGGTGAATTTGAAGGTACTGCCTTTATGATCGCATTTACCAATGCTAATGCTTTTGGAAGTAATGCAACTATCAATCCTACTGGAATTATCAACGATGGACTATTTGAAATATGCATTATCAAAGAATTTCCAAAGCTGGAAGGAGTTGGAATCTTATATCGTCTCCTAGTAGGTGATATAGACCAGTCTATGCACTATGAAATTATTCAATGTACTAAAGCATCCATCAGCAACCCGAATTTAGAATTAGTTCAGATTGATGGTGAACCAATTGATACTACAGAAACTGTAGATGTATATATTAATCCAAGCAGTCTACATATCATTGTGCCTTAA